The proteins below are encoded in one region of Homo sapiens chromosome 8, GRCh38.p14 Primary Assembly:
- the VXN gene encoding vexin — protein sequence MMHQIYSCSDENIEVFTTVIPSKVSSPARRRAKSSQHLLTKNVVIESDLYTHQPLELLPHRGDRRDPGDRRRFGRLQTARPPTAHPAKASARPVGISEPKTSNLCGNRAYGKSLIPPVPRISVKTSASASLEATAMGTEKGAVLMRGSRHLKKMTEEYPALPQGAEASLPLTGSASCGVPGILRKMWTRHKKKSEYVGATNSAFEAD from the exons ATGATGCATCAGATTTACAGCTGCAGTGACGAGAACATAGAAGTTTTCACCACCGTGATTCCTTCCAAGG TATCCAGTCCAGCCAGAAGAAGAGCCAAAAGCTCTCAGCACCTCTTGACCAAGAAT GTGGTGATCGAGTCGGACCTGTACACGCACCAGCCCCTGGAGCTGCTGCCCCACCGCGGAGACCGCAGGGACCCTGGCGACCGCCGCAGGTTTGGGCGGCTCCAGACCGCGCGGCCGCCCACAGCCCACCCGGCCAAAGCCTCTGCCAGACCCG TGGGGATTTCTGAACCCAAAACATCAAATCTGTGTGGGAATCGAGCATATGGAAAATCTCTG ATACCGCCAGTGCCCCGGATCTCAGTGAaaacttcagcctctgcctcatTGGAGGCGACAGCCATGGGCACAGAGAAGGGAGCTGTTCTGATGAGAGG ATCCAGACATCTCAAGAAGATGACTGAAGAGTATCCAGCCCTTCCCCAAGGAGCAGAAGCCTCTCTACCACTGACAGGCAGTGCTTCCTGCGGCGTCCCCGGCATCCTCCGGAAAATGTGGACAAGGCACAAGAAGAAGTCTGAATATGTGGGAGCCACCAACAGCGCCTTTGAGGCCGACTAA